One window from the genome of Echinicola vietnamensis DSM 17526 encodes:
- a CDS encoding Fic family protein, with amino-acid sequence MGDTMKKFVSGKYINQGTYKAFMPNQINREWQIENMEVLTLLSQADRQLGRLDMYSDYVNIDLYVSMHIAKEATQSSKIEGTQTNMEEAFMGRDDIAAEKRDDWEEVQNYIDAMNLAVDQLNTLPFSSRLIKKAHEILLKGVRGEHKLPGIYRTSQNWIGGATLGDAVFIAPPHTEIGELMSDLEKFAHDDQHPLPDLIKIALIHYQFETIHPFLDGNGRVGRLLITLFLVSKNILKRPILYLSDFFERNRSLYYDNLMRVRTHNDLNQWLKFFLVGVIETAKQGIHTFDGILQLQKILDEKLKRMGSRGNDARMVIDQLYSRPITDVTKVEKIIQKSNVSAYKLIAEMEKMDIIDEITGGQRGKMYIFKDYVNLFEKGR; translated from the coding sequence ATGGGTGATACTATGAAAAAGTTTGTTTCTGGAAAATATATTAATCAAGGTACCTATAAAGCCTTCATGCCAAATCAAATCAATAGGGAATGGCAAATAGAGAATATGGAGGTTTTGACACTGTTAAGTCAAGCCGATCGGCAGCTGGGAAGATTAGATATGTATTCAGATTATGTCAATATTGACCTTTACGTAAGTATGCACATTGCCAAGGAAGCTACACAATCCTCCAAGATAGAAGGGACACAGACCAATATGGAGGAAGCATTTATGGGGAGAGATGATATAGCTGCAGAGAAAAGAGATGATTGGGAAGAGGTGCAGAACTATATAGACGCAATGAACCTCGCAGTAGATCAATTAAATACCTTACCTTTTTCTAGTAGATTGATTAAGAAGGCCCATGAAATTTTACTTAAAGGAGTAAGAGGAGAGCATAAGCTTCCAGGAATATATAGGACTAGCCAGAATTGGATCGGAGGAGCTACACTAGGCGATGCAGTTTTCATTGCCCCGCCACACACTGAAATTGGAGAGTTGATGTCTGATTTGGAGAAATTTGCGCATGATGACCAGCATCCTTTGCCTGATTTAATAAAGATCGCGTTAATACATTATCAGTTTGAAACCATTCATCCATTTCTAGATGGGAATGGAAGAGTGGGGAGATTATTGATAACCCTCTTTTTGGTGAGCAAGAATATACTGAAGCGGCCTATTTTATATTTATCTGATTTTTTTGAACGAAATCGGTCGCTTTATTATGATAACCTTATGAGAGTGCGAACACATAATGATTTAAATCAATGGCTTAAATTTTTTTTAGTTGGAGTAATTGAAACTGCGAAACAGGGGATACATACATTTGATGGCATTTTGCAGCTTCAAAAGATCCTTGATGAAAAGCTCAAGAGAATGGGAAGTCGAGGAAATGACGCTCGGATGGTCATAGATCAGCTATATTCCCGACCAATTACAGATGTGACGAAAGTGGAAAAGATCATCCAAAAGTCCAATGTATCAGCGTATAAGTTAATTGCTGAAATGGAAAAGATGGACATTATTGATGAGATTACCGGGGGACAGCGAGGTAAGATGTACATCTTTAAAGATTATGTGAATCTATTTGAAAAAGGACGCTAA
- a CDS encoding DUF5703 domain-containing protein gives MKQPLLIVFSLFWLGITSSSAQDLAAYHPVWTSMSKNASESMPLGGGDIGMNVWVEDGELLFYFSRSGTFDEHNTLLKLGRGRVRLTPNPFEEGEAFRQELHLQDGNVRITGYVQDKAINIDLWVDVFRPVIHVEVNGETPTYLEVAYESWRYKDRTVKGAANNANSYKWAPQGEVITYRDSIGFQDGGVLFYHQNREETVFDVAVAQQQMTAVKDQMMNPIGHLVFGGILRGEDLAPTSVKSGVYQDTDFRAYPLKSISPQKDHAFEIYLHTDQTPSLEQWKAGLDSVVHTATLASSGAREKTKKWWNDFWKRSYVITDPQQKAANDTVWQIGRNYQLFRYMLGCNAYGTYPTKFNGGLFTVDPVYTKPDMPFTPDHRNWGGGTMTAQNQRLVYFPMLRSGDVDMMKPQFDFYLRMLKNAELRSQVYWGHEGASFTEQIENYGLPNPAEYNWERPEDYDPGMQYNAWLEHQWDTVLEFCLMMLEQERYAGKDVPAYIPFIESCLRFFDEHYQYLARQRGAKVFDENGDLVLYPGSANETYKMAYNANSTISALKTVLKRLIASSSSDSTTYWQAMLERIPPLSYREIDGHRLLAPAKLWERVNNTEVPQLYPVYPWGIYGIGRPDLQTAINTFKYDPDALAFRSHVGWKQDNIFAARLGLTSEAAKWTLKKMGDSGRRFPAFWGPGFDWVPDHNWGGSGMIGMQEMLLQTDGEKIYLFPAWPKDWDVKFKLHAPYQTTVEGILEDGELKELNVFPKEREADVRNLLGWDVESQEQRIKSKESRVKTREQDAVPDLQSGTNNKGDLQSPSPYGYVQSPF, from the coding sequence ATGAAGCAACCCTTACTGATTGTCTTTAGTCTTTTTTGGCTCGGAATAACCTCAAGTAGTGCCCAAGATCTAGCCGCTTACCATCCCGTATGGACATCCATGAGCAAAAATGCCAGCGAATCCATGCCTTTAGGAGGTGGAGATATCGGGATGAATGTGTGGGTGGAGGATGGCGAGCTGCTGTTTTATTTTTCCAGAAGTGGGACATTCGATGAGCATAATACACTATTGAAACTGGGAAGAGGTAGGGTCAGGCTGACGCCAAATCCTTTTGAGGAGGGTGAAGCATTCCGCCAAGAACTTCACCTTCAGGATGGGAACGTCCGGATCACAGGGTATGTCCAGGATAAAGCGATCAATATCGACTTATGGGTGGATGTATTTCGGCCGGTAATCCATGTGGAAGTCAACGGCGAAACCCCCACTTACTTGGAAGTAGCCTATGAAAGTTGGCGCTACAAAGACCGGACGGTAAAGGGAGCTGCCAATAACGCCAATTCCTACAAGTGGGCACCGCAAGGAGAGGTCATTACCTACCGTGACAGTATTGGATTTCAGGATGGAGGGGTTTTGTTTTACCATCAAAATCGAGAAGAAACGGTTTTTGACGTGGCTGTAGCACAGCAGCAAATGACGGCAGTAAAGGATCAAATGATGAATCCTATCGGTCACCTTGTTTTTGGAGGGATCTTAAGGGGAGAGGATTTGGCTCCTACTAGTGTGAAAAGCGGTGTTTATCAAGATACTGATTTTAGGGCTTACCCACTAAAGAGCATTAGCCCTCAAAAGGATCATGCATTTGAGATTTACCTGCACACGGATCAGACTCCTTCTTTGGAGCAGTGGAAGGCAGGATTGGATAGCGTGGTGCATACGGCAACGTTAGCGTCTTCCGGGGCCAGAGAAAAAACGAAAAAATGGTGGAATGACTTCTGGAAACGAAGTTACGTGATCACAGACCCTCAGCAAAAGGCGGCGAATGATACGGTTTGGCAGATTGGCCGAAACTATCAGCTGTTCCGCTACATGCTGGGATGTAATGCCTATGGAACTTACCCTACCAAATTTAACGGAGGGCTGTTTACAGTGGATCCAGTCTATACCAAACCCGATATGCCCTTTACGCCAGACCACCGCAATTGGGGAGGAGGGACTATGACTGCCCAGAACCAGCGGTTGGTTTATTTCCCCATGCTGCGGTCGGGTGATGTGGACATGATGAAGCCACAATTTGACTTTTACCTTCGCATGCTGAAAAATGCAGAATTGAGAAGTCAAGTGTATTGGGGGCATGAGGGGGCAAGTTTTACAGAGCAAATCGAAAATTATGGCCTGCCAAATCCAGCAGAATATAATTGGGAACGTCCGGAGGACTATGATCCCGGCATGCAGTACAATGCTTGGCTGGAACACCAATGGGATACAGTACTGGAGTTTTGCCTGATGATGCTGGAACAAGAGCGGTATGCAGGTAAAGATGTTCCCGCGTACATTCCGTTTATCGAAAGCTGTTTGCGGTTTTTCGATGAGCATTACCAGTATTTGGCCCGTCAGCGCGGAGCAAAGGTCTTTGATGAAAACGGAGACTTGGTCCTCTATCCAGGTTCTGCCAATGAAACCTATAAAATGGCCTATAATGCCAATTCGACCATTTCGGCACTTAAAACTGTTTTAAAACGGCTAATAGCCTCTTCCTCATCGGATAGCACTACATATTGGCAGGCAATGCTGGAGCGGATTCCGCCTTTGAGTTATAGGGAAATCGATGGCCATCGGCTGTTGGCGCCAGCAAAGCTGTGGGAGCGGGTAAACAATACGGAAGTACCGCAGCTTTATCCGGTATATCCGTGGGGGATTTATGGCATCGGGAGGCCAGACCTTCAGACCGCTATCAATACTTTCAAGTATGATCCTGATGCCTTAGCGTTCAGAAGTCATGTAGGCTGGAAACAGGATAATATCTTCGCGGCGCGTCTGGGATTGACCAGTGAAGCAGCCAAATGGACCTTGAAGAAAATGGGGGATTCCGGAAGGCGTTTCCCTGCCTTCTGGGGGCCAGGTTTTGATTGGGTGCCAGACCACAATTGGGGTGGATCGGGGATGATTGGGATGCAAGAGATGCTGCTGCAGACGGATGGCGAAAAGATTTACCTCTTTCCGGCTTGGCCAAAGGACTGGGATGTGAAATTTAAACTGCATGCCCCTTACCAAACGACTGTGGAGGGCATACTGGAAGATGGCGAACTCAAGGAGTTGAACGTCTTTCCCAAGGAGCGGGAAGCGGATGTGAGGAATTTGCTGGGATGGGACGTGGAGAGTCAAGAGCAAAGAATCAAGAGTAAAGAATCAAGAGTAAAGACCAGAGAGCAGGATGCTGTTCCTGATTTGCAATCAGGAACTAACAATAAGGGGGATTTGCAATCCCCAAGTCCCTACGGCTACGTTCAGTCCCCCTTTTAG
- a CDS encoding aceric acid hydrolase, with the protein MNLKYVIAGIGMGIFTSHSAMAQHEGLVDNSQSPYAKLKSVNLQDVTWTDGFWGEKFKISREQTMPFMWALYHDADQNHAVRNFEIAAGEMKGKHDGPSFHDGDFYKVFEGMAALYAETKDPELDAQMDEAIALIAKAQREDGYLHTPVLIEERWGTLGDEYLQKQLGFEKYNMGHLMTAACVHYRATGKDNFLDIAKGVADFLYDFYKEASPALARNAICPSHYMGVVEMYRTTDDKRYLELAQNLIDIRGKTDDGTDDNQDRVPFREQTEAMGHAVRANYLYAGVADLYAETGEEKLLENLKSIWEDVVYRKMYVTGGCGALYDGVSPNGTSYNPTEVQKIHQAYGKPFQLPNAAAHNETCANIGNVLWNWRMLQLTGEAKYMDVIELNLYNSILSGISLQGTEFFYTNPLSAKKDLPYHLRWPNTREGYIALSNCCPPNVARTLAEVANYAYSTTEDGLYVNLYGSNKLQTTLADGQELLINQSTSYPWDETISLDIEKAPKDDYSVFLRIPGWCHEASVTVNGEEQHMDLAAGQYVEINRSWKKGDQVTLTLAMPVQYLEANPLVEQARGQVAVKRGPVVYCVESMDLPAGKSVDDVVIALSEELSPEAFTIGNSELISLTGEVYYQSEDNWENQLYREVSDSGFEKGNIRLIPYYSWANRGDGEMMVWLPYERK; encoded by the coding sequence ATGAACCTAAAATATGTAATCGCAGGAATTGGGATGGGGATTTTCACGAGCCATTCAGCCATGGCCCAGCATGAGGGCCTAGTGGACAATTCCCAAAGTCCCTACGCCAAACTCAAAAGTGTCAACCTCCAAGACGTCACATGGACCGATGGTTTTTGGGGCGAGAAATTCAAGATCAGCCGGGAGCAGACCATGCCGTTTATGTGGGCGTTGTACCATGATGCCGATCAAAACCATGCGGTGAGAAATTTTGAAATTGCTGCTGGAGAAATGAAAGGCAAGCACGATGGCCCATCTTTCCACGATGGAGATTTTTACAAGGTCTTTGAAGGAATGGCGGCGCTTTATGCCGAGACCAAGGACCCTGAACTGGATGCACAGATGGATGAGGCCATTGCCCTTATTGCTAAAGCGCAGCGAGAAGACGGTTACCTGCATACGCCGGTGTTGATCGAAGAGCGGTGGGGAACCTTAGGAGACGAATACCTCCAGAAGCAGTTGGGTTTCGAAAAATACAATATGGGCCACCTGATGACGGCTGCTTGTGTCCATTATAGGGCCACGGGAAAAGATAATTTCTTGGATATCGCAAAAGGTGTGGCGGACTTTCTGTATGATTTTTATAAGGAAGCTTCTCCAGCACTTGCCCGTAATGCCATCTGTCCGAGTCATTATATGGGCGTGGTGGAAATGTACCGAACCACAGACGATAAGCGTTACTTGGAGCTGGCGCAAAACCTGATTGACATTCGTGGCAAAACCGACGACGGTACCGATGACAATCAGGACCGGGTGCCATTTCGCGAGCAAACAGAAGCCATGGGCCATGCCGTAAGGGCCAATTACCTGTATGCAGGGGTAGCGGACCTTTATGCAGAAACGGGTGAAGAAAAACTGCTTGAAAACCTAAAGTCCATTTGGGAAGATGTCGTTTATCGCAAAATGTACGTGACCGGAGGTTGCGGAGCACTTTATGATGGTGTTTCCCCGAACGGGACTTCCTATAATCCCACGGAGGTCCAAAAGATCCACCAAGCCTATGGCAAGCCTTTCCAGCTGCCCAATGCTGCTGCTCATAATGAAACCTGTGCCAATATTGGCAATGTCCTTTGGAACTGGCGCATGCTGCAGCTTACCGGAGAGGCCAAATACATGGACGTGATCGAGCTTAATCTGTACAATAGCATTCTTTCAGGAATCAGCTTACAGGGGACCGAATTTTTCTATACCAATCCCCTTAGTGCCAAGAAAGATCTCCCTTATCACCTGAGGTGGCCCAATACCCGGGAAGGCTATATAGCCCTTTCCAATTGCTGTCCGCCAAATGTGGCCAGGACCTTGGCAGAGGTGGCCAATTATGCTTATAGCACTACCGAAGACGGACTGTATGTCAATTTATACGGAAGCAATAAGCTGCAAACCACATTGGCCGATGGCCAAGAGCTCCTGATCAACCAATCTACTTCTTATCCGTGGGATGAAACCATTTCTTTGGACATCGAAAAGGCCCCAAAAGATGATTACTCCGTTTTCCTTCGGATTCCAGGCTGGTGCCACGAGGCTTCTGTGACGGTGAATGGGGAGGAGCAGCACATGGATTTGGCCGCGGGCCAATATGTAGAGATCAATCGGTCGTGGAAGAAAGGAGACCAAGTGACTTTGACCCTGGCCATGCCGGTGCAATACTTGGAAGCCAACCCCTTGGTGGAGCAAGCTCGTGGCCAAGTGGCGGTTAAAAGAGGTCCGGTCGTGTATTGTGTGGAGTCGATGGACCTCCCCGCTGGAAAATCCGTGGATGATGTGGTCATCGCTCTTTCCGAGGAACTATCTCCCGAGGCATTCACGATTGGTAATAGCGAACTGATCAGTCTTACGGGAGAGGTGTATTATCAGTCTGAAGACAACTGGGAGAATCAACTCTACAGGGAAGTTTCTGATAGTGGATTTGAGAAGG